From the genome of Anopheles funestus chromosome 2RL, idAnoFuneDA-416_04, whole genome shotgun sequence:
TGAAATCCTATTGTATTATATGAGAGCCAATTGatgctataaaatatattaaagaaTTTAGCTGGATTGGAAAAGTAATATAAAATGCATGTCTGAAACATGCAgaagtattttgtttgtttttttcggtgaatgataaattaattatgatttCTCACATACTTCCTTTACCTCATTTTAACTTGAAAACTGTGATcattgaatcgttttttttttttaagttttcatatcgttgttgaattgtttgcacataattttgtttattttttattattcgaaTCTTCATCCAATCTCAATTCCTGGGTCCAGATAAATGTATAGATGTAATTATGGCTGTTTTGCTGTATTGTCACGTATAATTCCATGAATACATGACATAATTTTTTCCCTCGCATCCAACTGTTCCTCCTCCGACATGGCATCGAGTGCTGGCACAAAACTTGCCATAAACATTAAATTGGCACTGTTCATGTTCACGTTTCGTTCAACCTGCTcctgtttccctttttccaaaGTCACAAGCTTTTTCAGCACGGGATCCAATAGCTTTCCTCTTGAACTATTCGGTTGTGGTGTGGTTGAGTCGATAATGTAATTTACCGATTTTTCTACCCCTTCTTCAAGAGGAGGTAAACTACGGTCTTCCACGAATTTCACGTTCAAAACTGTATCTGTGGATGTACATATTCGAAGCTGTTAATCATTTAACACTATTACTTTGGTGAAGAAACCAGCAGAGTGGtagaaatattccaaaaaaagAGATAATGTTTCGAATGCCAAATGGAAGTTCATTGCGTTGAGTACCCGTCGTTAGTATTCTGGATGCTGGCCATCACTATGCAGTGTTACAAGTGAAACAGTTTGCCTTAGTTCAGCACGGCAGTATGTTACGTAGTTGATAGTGCCGTGCATCAAATGCTTAGAACCATTTTAAAGGGAGTAATAACTAAAAGGTTAAAGTGTTACATCGCTTAGCTTAAATCCTTCCTTAGCCATCTGAAGATCCTTCTAAATTGCATTGTTTGCCCGATGAAATGGATATTACCACGTGAACATTTTGCTGGATTTAACTTGTTTGCCAATAATATCACTTTCTTCTAAATTGCAAAAGTCaatagttaaataaataactaatTCATCTTTAAcattgtaattaaaatgatCCCACATAAACAGTCTTTCATGCACCTACTTCTatttggcgtaacgacctctgaggtcatgtcggccatttctggcgtactagacatatttttctaccggcgccgtttataacatacaccaccgggccgccccgggCATGCACCTACATGAATTAAATTTCCTAAATTAAATGTCAgtttgttaattatttttgttgatttgaaaaattgattaaaagaGATTAGAATGCATCTGatcgtttaaaattaaaaattatcttcaTTGCAAtcatacatttattttcgGTAAAAGCAGAACTTAATAACCATGCAGCACTATATTCAGCAAACTCATTTTCAACTTTAAATTCATCTCGCAATTTTAGTGCAATGCCCCAAGCGATGAAGCCTGTTCCGATTCTCACATCCGGCAAAATCGCATGCGATGGAAGGTGTGTCATACGCATATTTTCTCCTTgattttccttctccttttatcatttattttatcgaATTTCCCTAATGAAACATTGTGTATGCAAGACATGTTCAGATTTCTTCCAATGAGAAATGCATTTAATATAAGTGAATATTATTGTTGAAAGTGTACCGTAAAAGTATCAACTTCAAAATAATTATCGAAAAACCAAATATAAAGTTATCCAATTTATAAGAAAACACAtaacaaatataaatgaacctgaaatgaaaataaattatcctaTCAAATAACGCGAGCAAATGAAAACTGAAACAATTGCTTTTTTCCAAACAGTTTTAAAGTCTCGTCCGGATGCACATGAAATACACTGTGTTTGTTACACCCTTGCAAGCATATGAGAGAACACATCAATTCTCCTTTCATGTTCCGCGTGGTCTCCATTAACTGGTTTACCAGTGTGCTACAACCACTAATCCAATTAAAGACATCGATGACAAGTACCGATGCACGTTCACCTTACTTCCTTCCGATTCGATGCACCTACCTCGGTATCCTTGTCGTTCGACAACGTTCGCATCCTTTGCCATCTTGCCTGATGGACAGGCCGCGTGATCACCGGTGGCCACGCTCTGGTAGAATACGTTCTCTTCAGACCACCGGGGGGCACCATGTGACCGACACTTGCCCACAATTTTATCCCAGGCACAGTACGGATCCTGCAGCGCTACACACTCACTATTGGGAAAGAAAGGAGAGAAACGATTTAAAAGTAAACCATACAGCCGGGAGAATGTTGAACGTTATGagcaaatggaaattaaaatcGATTCCAAAGGCCCGTAGTGTTTTACGGGGAAGGAATTTTAGATTCATGATGGCCACTACACCATGTACCGCCTTGAGCCGGTTATTATTTCCCGCAAGGACTATTTTTACATAAGGAAACAAATCCAGTTCTTTGCGTATTGctgcaaatattttcttttttccaaaagCCTCAACACAATGGTGCAGAATTACTACCATTTAACTACTATTTTCTTACACACTATATAAACATGACGATATATATATGGGCCTGGATGCATTAATTACCTGCAGCTTGTTATCTTCTCACTGCTGCAGCGATGCAATTTGATCGCTAGCACGGTCGTATCGGTGactataattaattttccatcatcGTAACTGCCGTCCTTGGGGGTGTCTGGCGGGTTTGTGAACCGGGTAAGCAGCAAAGGCAACCgtccgtttgtttggttttggttccGAAGAGCATTGTTTTGCCAATGGTTTTGTCCGTCCCCGGTGGTGGGAAGTTGATTACAATCGAGCATTTGTTCGTTTGATCGCCGAACGTTGTACGTTGCCGCAGGACATTGCACATTAATATGCGAACATCGAGCGATGCACACGGTCGAGGATGGTCCGTCGGCACGGATTGTatggaaagaaattaaaacgaaacataTAGATTAGCAGACAGCTATTATCAAACGGTAAATGGGGGTGGGTCAGAATGTGGTAGGAGAGCATAGAATTAGGAAGCAAAGTGGAGTAATTGAATTTGATGCGTTTAAATGAACTGTTTGTTTAATGCATAAGGGTTGTGTATGTTTGCTCTAATTCaatttgttgtcttttttttcgcataaagttttcccattttcaaacgaattttgcacatttccttttcaatcTTACCCAAAAAGTTTTACGTTTTtatgttcgaaaaaaaaacaaacaaaaaaaatgcgacgatgcttccttcctttttaataaaacacacagaagATTCTTATGCGCAAAACTTTTATAATGAGCACTAGTCGTAATCTTGTGCATCGCTGACTAAGTATACACTCATACGAACTTCTGCCCGTAGAccaaaagtgaaagaaacatCACATAACATGTTCGTACCTATCTGACGGTGTTTCGTTTCACAACTTCACTCCAATTACTGTCCTAATTATGAGTTTCGTTCGCATAGGTCGACATGCTTTTCTCCCATCGACCCAGGCACACCTATCCCAGATATCGAACGACGCTAAAGATGTGTCTTTTAAGGAGCTAAAAAGTCACATTTTTTGTGTCGGTGATACTTCCTCCACCTCAGCCCAAATGCAGAACAAACTGTCAGAACTGAAAACGGGGCCCAACATTGACTCTTTCTTTGACGATGCAGCACTTTGTCTTTTTGTGGCAGAAGATTGTTTGGGGAATCGTGGAAGAAATCCTTCGGGAAGAATTATTCCCTGCCAGTTCCCCGCTTTTGCGCGTTTCCTTCAGTAAAcatcaattaaattataaactaaagtttttttttgtttgaccaGCCGGTAATTGCGCGTCTGTGGGCATAACGAACGCTAGGGGTGTTGAACAGACTTTTTAGTTGATAAAGTATTGCTACAACAGTTTAGAAGTTATAGTGCGAATttggaacatatttttatatgtatCAAACGCTTGGAAGTCGTTCAACATAAgctaaattagaaaaaataattaccgaAGTGAAGTTTACTAGAGGTTAATTAGTTATTATTATAACTTATTCTTAAATAAATCAACGACCTTCtcagtctctctctctcttcttggctttagcGACAGGtcacgtcggccatttctggcttactagacttatttttaccacgtagccggatagtcagtccttgctacgggggcacggtccggatgggatttgaacccggtcctgccatgtggaccggcgccgtttatcacatgcaccactggGCCACCACTTCTCGGTCatgcttattttttatctatttcttttattgtaaGCTCAGATTAGAATCGGTTGgaaaacaagtttttcaatatttatcaAACATGCTCTGATAAGCATATTTTCTATGACTAGAGCAAGTTTTTACGCGACTACcccaaaatggaaaaatatttcacctaCAAATACGAtcattaataaaaagttaaCTATTAGTACCAAGTACACAaaaattttgtacaataaattGCATAAACTAATTGAAAAAGACCTacataacattttctttttccgttcTACCGATTCCGAAGGGATTGCACTATTACCAAGTGCAGCTAAAATATTGccaaatgaagaaagaaaaataactcAATTCTGTTAATCTTGGCATCTTCCGGATCTCCCTAACAGAACCATAATTATGGCCTATATCGCGGAAAATCGATAAAGCCCTAAAAGCCCAGCAGGATATCAATCCAGTGCTTAGCGAACGAGCTGGCCAGTTGCCATGTTATGCAcgtccagtttttttttgttcctcacaGAGCAATCAGTGGCACCAATCTATGCGGACGCTACCGGACGACACTGCGTCACTGTCAATCGGTGGTCATCTGGCGTGACGTTCGGAAGCAGCACACGATGCCGATCATTAGTCTATGCCTGGAAAACGATGAGGAAAAGGCACGAGACCAGATAAGCATTAGAAAAAGGCTTGCTTTATCGTCCTGATGTGATCTAAAATGCCGACCACGTGGGGGGGGAGGTGACTGTCATCGTATCTTTTCTACCTATCGATTTCCTCAATTTGCTTTAGCTCACGTTAGCTCTGAGGGCTTATCTTTACCATTTCCACCCATCCAAacccgatcgatcgattgtttctcgatttaataaaacctttttttccttgctcAACGAATATCAAGACACAGTGGAGTGATGCAAGCGGAAAAGAGATTGGCAAATTCTTATCCTCGGTTGTTACTTTTTAGGGTGGATTGAAATTCCCACCGGACGTAGTTgagccttttttgttttgcttcagaGGTTTGAACGACGACGATAATCATACCTTGGGCCCGTTAGCAGGACCACCATACTACTCTCCGTCATTTTTCCCAATGTATTggagatgacgatgatgatgatgatgttgatgatgatgacgatgatgaggacACAGACTGGAGACCGGTGTGTCTGAATTTTAccggaaacaattttccaatgtGTAGACTCGTGTGCACTTCTCCTCAATTACCCACCAAAAAccgattttcttttatttctggGACAAACgtgcaaacgaaacaaaaccgaattgTGCCACGTTACGGGTACCGCTCTGTGTGGCCTTTTGCGGCCGAGAGCACACATTTCACCCCCGGTATATGTGGGGCAGGGTAAATAAGGTCTGCATCGCtctgtgtgtgcttgtgaGTGGACAGAAAATGTAGCCGAGGGGATGTTGTGTGCAAAACGATCGGAACGtccagttttatttttaccgccTACTTCGTTTGGAACTGCGGAATTTGTTTTGTGCCCTCATCAACCGGCAGCCTGCCATTGCTTTGTTTGCGAAACTTCAGCCAGAGTTTTCCGTCCGACGCGATTTTCCAGCAtcgattgaaattgaattaacAATCGGCAGAGtaaaagagagtgagagagagagagagcgataAAATTTGCTTTGAGAAAACATTCGGAACAGCACTAGGATACCGCTTTTCCAACGGAAGCTTTCGTCCCAAAAACTGACCCACTTTTTGGGTTTCAGGGTATAGGATATATTTATCCTGCTTTTCTTCCGGTCGATCGGATTCAAAACTCACAGCCTCTACGCTCGAACGTTTGAAAACAGGCTCGTGCGAATGTGTAAAAGGTTAGCACAGCgtgaaaatttcaattcaacaGAACGCACCCAAATATACGACTGAACACTGCCTCCACGtggaaaaacaatccaaacCGACAGTGGACGAAGAAAGCCCTAGAAATCACCAACACCCACGATTTCTCGTCACTTCTACTAACGAGAAGGGGaaaataaattggaaaaatgcAAATAGGCTTCACCGTGGGTTCGCTCTGTGAGCGATGAGTTTATCCAGCTGCTGCGAGAACCGTGTGTTGTCCACTGTTGGTCCGTTTCGATCTACCATTTCGGTTTGAACGATGTTTTTGTACTGGCCGAAAAACTGACACACTGCCTCCGTAACATTTCCAACATCAAACGTGGCAGCGCTAAAAGCGACACAACCGTCTTTTTTCTCCCTGCTATATCCACTTCgggaaaaaagcttttctcacggataaacatgaaaatgggaaaaggaaGCCCGATGCAGGCAcagggaagggggggggggagggattTTTCACAACTTCTACACTTATTTCCTTTTGTCCTTACCGTACTGCGTGGTGCGAACGATTTCCAGCGTCCGAATAGGTTCGTTCGTTTGAAGTGCATCGATTTCCTCGATCACCACCGACGTTACCTTCTTGTTTGAGTCGGCCGATTCAGCGTTAACCGTTTTGAGGATTTTACCGTGATCTGCAaaagaatggaatggaatggatgaAAGGAATGAATGATTAAAGTTTCTTTGATTGAACACAACTGTGGCAGCGGAATGAGGAGTgctatttattgtttttttttgttaaggttTTTAGCAGAACTAAGGCAGaataatgtttcgttttgtaagCTTAATTTCGTTATGacaaaaaagtattttaaaaaaactgcccGTGCgactgaagaaaataaaacgatacttttttatttaacagaaatataaaaaatcaaaatagtCAGTACAAattgaggaaaaataaacaaacaaatggtaaACTAAAGTTGTAAGTACATATAGTTTCCAGACCTCCTTTAAACTTACCTGTACCAACAAAGATAACATCATATGTCTTTCCACCGGGAGTTTTTATTTGTGGATCAACAGCAATTGCAGTGAACCTATACCTGTGAACAGTTGAAATGACACAACATTATAGCAAAGCATGAATTATACAACTTTAAATACTAACGGACGAACAATGTTATTGTCTTCAATAGTTTTCTTAGCACAAATTGATGTAAAATCTAGTCATTCCTTATTAGATAATCTACAAGTAATACAGAGCAACAAATAACTTAAGAAGTTTTACTGAATAGAAATTAAGATTTGCAACATCTTAAAAAGCGCAATGATTATTGgtaacatttgtttatttatgttacaTTGTATGATCATTCTATCGCTGCAGTTTTTTGGTTTCAAGAATTGATTACACCATGAAAGAATGGTTTAAGATAATCAGCaattaaaagaatatttaaaataagaaaaatatttaactctTGATGTTTTATTCCTATGCTTTAACTCCTATCATACTCCTTATACCCTTCCATAAACAAAATGCGCAATTATTACCATAGGTAAAACTATTTTGCTCATTGCCTAGTGGTACAGACATCGGATCAACAAAATATGCTACTCGGACAAGCAAAAAGCTTTTATGCGGTTAATCTTTTTACATCCTCGCCTACAGCACACTTCCCCGGAGAAGCATTAATGCAAAACAGTTTCAAAACGTTTCTATCTACCGATATGGTATCATCACCTTTCCATCACCtgaaaatacacacactcagAAACACACTTACATCGTGCTGACACGCGTCAGGATGGGGGAGCCGAAAAATGCGGGCACGGTTTCGTCCATCAGCGAATGGGTCTTTTTGAAGTTGAGCGTCAGGTCGGGCAGTGTGCGAGAATCGTTATGGCACGAGCCGGGCCGTGGATCAGGAACCTAAACCCAGCAAACGAAGATCCGCCGGAAACGAGAGAAATGGATGAAATTTAgtaaagcgaaataaaatgtCGAGTAGAAGGATTTCGACCAGAGCGTGTGTGCAGACGCCCTCCGTCTCGACATTGGTCACACGCCAACCAAATTGACAGGATAAACAAGCGACAAAGAGTACGAAGCATTAGCAAGTACCAAGCAGTAGTGGCAGCATCAACACTGCTCAggctttggttttattttaattagcgAACATAAGCACACGTTTGCACTAATTAGTTTGCAGTACCCGGCGGCTCTTGATGCACCATGCGTCCACCACACTGTCCTGCTGCCAATCTATCCATTCTGGACTTTGATGGTGGCGAAACATTTACATCGCGTCGCTTTGATCCAATTAGCGGTAGATTTTGCTTCTTATCTATATGGGATGGTGGGATATGTGGGAAATGAGCAGTGGCAGCCAAATGCTGCTTCGTTGCAGTGAGCAGTTACCCCAGCCCCGGCGGTTGATTGCACTCTTGCCGTACAGATCTTACTAATCAGATTACTATTGAAAGCAATTATCGCTAGATCGAGTACCAGTTACTGACGCAAAGCCATGTTTAGTGGTTGAACGATGTTGACtaggtgatttttttctcctttttaaaGTGTAACGGATTATGCTGGTGAGCTTGAAAGGAAATCTGCACACGAGTTCATCCATGCTGGACAGGATCCACTTACCTTTAGCGGGTTTACTGGCAACCAGTTCGAGTTAAGTCCACTTTGCTCCTTGAAGTTACCCTCGAACGTGTCCGAAATTTCCTAAAAGC
Proteins encoded in this window:
- the LOC125762290 gene encoding semaphorin-1A-like isoform X2 produces the protein MSAESIRSSSHGRSDALVSRGGLLLVGYLLAAVFVVGNLCAWQENVRPKLYVTLADKEYLRFQGNESTNDYFKLVLRDPNSNNLLVGARNIVYNLSIYDLVETTRLSWYSSDDDIKMCIVKGKDEDLCQNYIRVLAIPAQGSLLSCGTNAFRPICRTYSINGNNYSMETEKPGQAMCPYDPTHNSTAVFVDNELYSGTVADFSGLDPIIYREHLQTEQYDSLSLNAPNFVGSFTQGDFVYFFFRETAVEFINCGKAIFSRVARVCKWDKGGPNRLKNRWTSYLKSRLNCSMPGDFPFYFDEIQSTSNLVEGRYGHANSKLIYGVFSTAPNAIAGSAICAFSLQEISDTFEGNFKEQSGLNSNWLPVNPLKVPDPRPGSCHNDSRTLPDLTLNFKKTHSLMDETVPAFFGSPILTRVSTMYRFTAIAVDPQIKTPGGKTYDVIFVGTDHGKILKTVNAESADSNKKVTSVVIEEIDALQTNEPIRTLEIVRTTQYDTPKDGSYDDGKLIIVTDTTVLAIKLHRCSSEKITSCSECVALQDPYCAWDKIVGKCRSHGAPRWSEENVFYQSVATGDHAACPSGKMAKDANVVERQGYRDTVLNVKFVEDRSLPPLEEGVEKSVNYIIDSTTPQPNSSRGKLLDPVLKKLVTLEKGKQEQVERNVNMNSANLMFMASFVPALDAMSEEEQLDAREKIMSCIHGIIRDNTAKQP